The Daphnia pulex isolate KAP4 chromosome 7, ASM2113471v1 genome includes the window GCTCCCAGCTACTAAACTGAGGTATCTGAGTATTAACCTCGTGTTGAAGAATCTAGTCAAGTTATTTGACGCAAGTTGCTTAATGTGAAAATTTCTTACATTTAGCCAAAAGTAACGGACTGAAGGTGCTAAAAGTTTTTGCTGAGGACGGTAGCAGGTCGAGTCCTCCCTAAATACTTGAGCGAATGGACAACCGAGAAGTTGAATGCGGAAAGTGTTAATGTGTTGCCCAAAGCTAATGTTGAGGGTGCAAGCTTGGAAGACAACAAGGTCCCATTGACCTTAAAACAATGGTCGAaaggtaaacagttatttcaatACATGTTTTGTTagcgatgttaattaaaatctaaaaattatttcatcaggTTTAAACTGACCATGTTGCCGTTGCTGTCGGTTTGAACGCAAACACGGATTTGGCTGTCGCTTTTGGTTTGGAAATTGATTCGAATTTTGGTAGTTGTCGAGTCAATGCCGAGTTTGAAGCAGATCAAACGTCTGGTtggtaagaatccttgaacattttcatttcatattaattttaatacagTGTGTGATTAAAACTCAACCAACATTGACTGCTCTGATATTGCTAGATAGTATATGAAGTTTTTGTAAAGTAATTTTACACCTTTGGTGGTAAATTTAGATtctaatttttggttttggacttgattttttattaagcCAAAGATGCTGCCTGCTTTTATGATATCAAATTGGATCGTCGTCGTGTGGAACATCATGACCACGCTGTTGTATCAGAGCGATTGGCTAGAGAGCATATGATTGGCAATGCATGCATGCAACATGGGTGAAGGACTGCAGCGCAATATTTGTCACTatctgcattcttcgtcgtattttCAGTACgctatcatgggtaaatattctattatctagagttttgtatcaatttatattttttttctatttgttaatatgccagtTATTGAATATCAATGTTCTAATAATTTACcatctagttaactatggcgtcttGCTGCTGtatgttgtatcgttgatggctgggtcagccattggtgtaccgatgtctcctgggtattgCAGATACCAagccgcaacgccgccgccttactgcacaacaacaacacacgaaACAACCGGTTaccacaccaccaaggctgcagaatattataccacaacttatgatgccccgagctactacattGAAGCCCTgaagtataactctgccccgagttgcCTCAACAAAGAggctgagtactacaccgaggtttccaagtactacaccatcaaggcatcagagtactacaccaccagggcaccggagtactacaccaccatggcaccggagtactacaccaccaaggcaccggagtactacaccaccaaggcaccggagtactacaccaccaaggcaccggagtactacaccaccaaggcaccggagtgctacaccaccaaggcaccggagtgctacaccaccaaggcaccggagtgctacaccaccaaggcaccggagtgctacaccaccaaggcaccggagtgctacaccaccaaggcaccggagtactacaccaccaaggcaccggagtactacaccaccaaggcaccggagtactacaccaccaaggcaccggagtactacaccaccaaggcaccggagtactacaccaccacttGTGCTGTCCCAGCCTTTTACACCTAGTTTCAACTACTACTGTTTCTAgccactacaccgaagctccagCTTATTATACCACCAAAGCGGTAGAGTACTACAACGAAGCGCCCAAATTCTATCTGCCCGAGCTACGAAATTACATCTGTGGAGGCCCAGTACTACTTAGTACCTACTTTTTACACAGTGGATGGTCCTTAATACTACGTTGAACCGAAATACTACTCTTGAgactccagtttactacaccacaaacctacgctgcccctaGCTATTAAACCGAAGCTGCCAAGTCCTACACCGAAAAGGCCGAATATTACCCAATGACGTATGCTgccctagtttactacacagAGGAACCCAAGATTAACTCTGCTCCAACCAACACCAAACAAGAGGATCCgttttactacaccaccaaggccccTGAGTATCACAATGTAACCTACACTGGTCCCAGCTACTACTTGAATCTccaaagtattactctgccccgagttactacaccactaaagcattTGGATATTACTCCACGACCTACGCTTCTTCTAGAGAAAGTCTACTAAATACTAGTCgaaatttcagtttgatttAATAGTGTTCAGTTTTGTCGGTTATCATACTAGTCACTGGTATTGTTGttcttaaatgagaaaataaatattttaatgacgGTAATCTTCAATCATGTAAGACTTCTCTTTACACCTCCAAGCCATTGCGATGGGACTTAATTTCAAATGTGGTGGAGTGACTTGCTCTAGTCGCTCTGTATTCGGAAATTTTCTGGTGCTTGGAAAAACTCCATTTTCAGGTTAAATTACGAAAGACTGTTAAGGGTTTACTCTAAATTAGTAAAGTTTGTATTTTCAACTCAAGTCACTTGACAAAACTTAAAAGtaaatgtaaaacttcaaagttgtaagacaaaacattaaaaggaattgctttgttatcccacctccacccacaattccaccacattttacaatcacatacatatatacatacacttaagttaacccgttggctgccacgccatacaacccgtaggttgctctctactactctacgcgccacgtctgaaggatccgtgaccaaagtgggacttgccattgctgacaagtccgtgctgacaagggggggactaaggtgcattgccttataacaggcttgccttgcggcaaattttgggcttggcgactctccgaccccgcggcttgtaaaccacgagaccgaacagcgcggcccgtgcaggggagaacaaaggcgtggcagacaacgggttaactaacactaacacaaacgtagtaataccaacaatacgatgatccacgttgatgacgagtctcggtgtcggtcgcgattccaccgagtttcgttcgcaccaggagcaggggcaACATCCGACGGAGACCGGTGACGACTGTTAAAGATGACAatatccatcttctcgacgtctcctctgcattacctgaataaaaacaaaacaattcttattaagttacatgccaataaaagttacataatagtcacataatacatataagTTCATTGATatggtttttttgctcaaaacttcaaaggcgcactttaaattgcttaaaatctacctaacaatgttgagaactgtacacataacaaagctcacttgctagtcttaaaaaaaaattccgaaagtagaccggaagtaaccacagcgcctcaaccattgagctgtcgtcaaattaaaccacatattcgtgatctccatgaaatttggggtcgattaggtatgatttaaacgaaatccaaaatttggccaaaatcgagaattttcctgaactatagttcaggaaaattttcaaaaccggaagtacgcgtacgtaaaaaacacaacatgaactttaccccaaattttacgaggatcacgaatatgtggttcttttgtgcgtcagatcaatatttactaaactactgacagaaatgagaaaaccggaagtagaaaaaaaactcatttttaaaaatctaacaagtgagctttgttgggggaatagttatcgtcaatTATCACTACAAAATTACCACAAAAAACGGTCGATAAacgtttaaagagatgtgcaaagttaCTGAAACTGAcggttttgacagctgaaaatgatcgaaaagccatctagcgttagaaaaaagaaacgtctaagaAAAACACTTCGTTTGCGCGTAAGAACTAAGAAGGGCCCGATTTagaaattattacacagacacagagtttaaagCAAGTAGAAtattagtagataatctacgaaaataagaaaattttcgggtacctgggcataatcctgtggtgagtgactgcaggtgtgtaacagcaacTGAAGTAATCCAGCTtcgccagtgaagcaagaaCAGTTCTTTTTGCAGCATAAGAAGCactgaagcagtgaagctggatgagcgtaggtcttgaagataaggatggagcatgatggaagtccctcttctgtcatggacaaaattCAGCATTAGCTCGAGGATATCCGTGGGGATCTTGCCTGCTCTGTATAAAAAAgtgttacattaatgaaaacataaaaattagaaaagcacattaatctttaccttttctaagaagcacatcaaagaaatgtttatgatgaaaaaacgtaaaaatggATTCACAGCAagcaacagcattactccacatgttgagataaatttcctaatgctaaagaaagtgtcatgaagtattgtaAATTAGCttggtgataggtggtattgatgcttacctttatcatttgggtgatgaatttagtaaggccTTTGACTTTCATCAAACAGATCTGGTACATGTGCCTGCACATGACAGGTTATTCACTTCACACACTTCATGTCTCTGAAACTGTAAGTGggaatgggacaaggaaattctcaacgttatttacaaattgacATAGATTTActtatgagaaataaaactgtacctatctcttagctgggttgccttctgaaCAGAGTAAACACATCCATAACCACAAagatgctgttgcagggtacaccaccaaactgcgagattcagaaaagatcctatggttcacgGGCAAGGATACCTATGTTataagaaaatctaaattgttatggtctggtagcagtcacggggaaataccttttctcggcacatttgtattccactacatGTGTGCTCCAaccatgagttttaggcttttgacagcatgatgggcctataatggatggaaagtgactgagcgctaagtcaacttgttgtcagaatgactgacagtatgcatctagaatttgaagaaataagttagtacagtataaaaataaggtaaATAGGtaagataaacctacacaagattcgaagttcaatttggtatatgaaatcacaggaatataagtataaattagctacaatttgtttcgcccttTTGGCCTCGTTTCACGACgtttcaacaacaaaggcgacactggcgacatctagtaatgagttttgaatcctaagtcGGTTGCAAAGTCACAGCTCATTATTATTGgaattggagttctattgtcacttagtggagttctactgtcgagcattggagttctattgtcgggtattttaaataaaatattggggttctattgtcggtggagttctattttcgggtatttttaataatattgcaAGCAACTTTGGATTCAAATCTcgttactagatgtcgccagtgtcgcctttgttgttttaCGTCGTGAAACGAGGCCAAAAGGGCGAAACAATTGGATGCTTtttaatacttatattcctgttatttcatataccaaattgaacttcgtatcacatgtaggtttatcttgacttAATTTCCTAATTGTTATACTGTACTAACTTATTTCGTCAAATTTTAGGtccatactgtcagtcattcaaAAAAGTTGACTTAAAGCTCAGTCGCTTTCCctccaatagacccatcatgttgtcaaaagcctaaaactcatgtgtgaagctcacatattgtggaatacaaatgtgtggagtcaaggtatttccccattactgctaccacaccaaccacaccacgtcaaatcacaaatgccttactaaattcagcaccattcacccatatgataaaggtaattgtcaatataacctatcaccacgctactgcaatacttcacgACAATTTCTTTAGTATCAGAAAATTTACCTCAACCTAAGGAGtaaggctgttggttgctgtgatttccatttttgtggttttttatcatgaaaatCTTCAGTATGCTTCTTAgtataggtaaagattgaaatgctttattaactattatattttcaattcattaatgcataacattttttttacagagcacgtaatagatccttaagccaatgctgacctttgtccatgaaggaagagggacatccagcaacgttctgctccatccttatcttcccgacgtacgctcatctagcttcactgcttttgctgctacaatttgttttacttcaccGGCGAGTTGGAACACTGTAGTAGTCGCTACCctttgctgttacacacctgcagttacctaccacgggattatgcccaggtacccgacaattgacttactttcgtagattatctactaataatctagtcgcgttaaactctgtgacagtctgtgtaataattccaaaatcaggcccttcttgcgcgcaaacaaagtttttcttggacgtttcttttttctaacgctagatggctttttaaaaatttgcagctgtcaaaacagtcagtttcagttactttggacatgtttttgaacatttattggcagttattttgttgaaatatttagtgataattGACGATAATTATATccgcaacaaagctcacttgttagatttttaaaaattagtttttttttctacttccggttttctcatttctgtcagtagtttagtaaatattgatctgacgtacaaaagaaccacatattcgtgatcctcgtaaaatttgtggtaaagttcatgttctgttttttacgtacgcgtacttccggtttcgaaaattttcctgaactatagttcaggaaaattctcgattttggccaaattttggatttcgtttaaatcacacctaatcgactccaaattttatggagatcacgaatatgtggtttaatttgacgacagctcaatggttgaggcgctgtggttacttccggtatacttccggaattttttttaaagactagcaagtgagctttgttctgtttacagttctcaatattgcaagcttgatttaaacttaaaaaaattgcatatttaaatatttgagctAAAACACCGtattattgtttctatctgtattatgtaacttttattggcatgtcactaaataagaattgttttctctttaatcaggtaatgcagaagagacgtcgagaagatggacatcAAAACATCGCCGGTATATCCAAAACGTCagcgtggatcatcatttgttgttggtaatatgtttgtgtttgtgtaagttaacccgttgtctgccacgcctttgttctcccctagctcctttgcacgggctgcgtgcgctgttcggtctcgtggttttcatgccgcggGATCGGAAAGTCGTACCAGCCCAAaacttgccgcaaggcgcctgttaagGCAATGCActatagggacttcccccttgtcgatgcggtgatggattctcctgtcaccgtgtcagcccggacttgtcagcaatggcaagtcccactttggtcacggatccttcagacgtggcgcgtagagtagtagagagcaacctacgggttgtatggcgtggcagccaacgggttaacttaagtgtatgtatgtatatgtttatgtgactgtaaaatgtggtggaattgtgggtggaggtgggacagtAAAGCAATTCTTATCAAGTTTTCTCTTACAACTTTAAAGTTTTACATTTACTTTAAGTAAGAGTTAAGTGACTTGAGTTGAAATAAAACTTCACAAATTTAGAGTAAACCTGTAACAGTCTTTCGTAACTTAACCTGAAAATGGAGTTTTTCCAAGCACCAGAAAATTTCCGAATGCAGAGCGACTAGAGCAAGTCACTTCCACCACATTTGAAATTAGGACCCATCGCAATGGCTTGGAGGTGTTCAGAGAAGTCTTACAAGACGATTACCctcaatacaaaatttattttctcatataagaacaacaacaatatcaGTGACTAGTATGATATGACCGAAAAATCTGAACACAGTTaaatcaaactgaaatttcgtctagtatttaggagcctcccTCAAGCAAACTGAAGAAGCGTAGGCCTTGGTGTAATATTCAAATGCTTtaatggtgtagtaactcgggaaAGAGTAATACTTTGGAtcttcagtgtagtagctaAGGCTAGCGTAGATTGCAGTGTGATACTCAGGGAcattggtggtgtagtaaaccgGATCCTCTGTTTGGTGTTGGCTGGAGCAGAGTTATACTTGGGTTTGGGTAATATTCggccttttcggtgtagtacttggcgGTTTCGGTTTAGTAGCtaggggcagcgtaggttgtgatgtagtaaactggaaACTCAAAGCAGTATTTCGGTTCAACGTGGTATTTAGGACCATCCACTGTGTAATAAGTAGGTGCTACGTAGTACTGGGCCGCCGCAGTTGTATTTCGCAGCTCGGGCAGATAGTATTTGGGCGCTTCGGTGTAATACTCTACtactttggtggtgtaataagctggagcttCGATGTAGTAGCTAGGCACAGTAGTAGTTGGAAACCTCGGTATAAAAGGCTGGGACAGCATACGTGGTGGTGTAGTTCTCCGGTGCcctggtggtgtagtactccgatgccttggtggtgtagtactccggtgccctggtggtgtagtactccgatgccttgatggtgtagtacttggaaacctcggtgtagtactcagccTCTTTGTTGAGgcaactcggggcagagttatacttcAGGGCTTCaatgtagtagctcggggcatcataagttgtggtataatattctgcagccttggtggtgtggtaaccggttgttgcgtgtgttgttgttgtgcagtaaggcggcggcgttgcggctTGGTATCTGcaatacccaggagacatcggtacaccaatggctgacccagccatcaacgatacaacatgCAGCAGCaagacgccatagttaactagatgGTAAATTATTAGAACATTGATATTCAATAactggcatattaacaaatagaaaaaaaatataaattgatacaaaactctagataatagaatatttacccatgattgcgtaCTGaaaatacgacgaagaatgcagatAGTGACAAATATTGCGCTGCAGTCCTTCACCCATGTTGCATGCATGCATTGCCAATCATATGCTCTCTAGCCAATCGCCCTGATACAACAGCGTGGTCATGATGTTCCACACGACGACGATCCAATTTGATATCATAAAAGCAGGCAGCATCTTTGgcttaataaaaaatcaagtccaaaaccaaaaattagaATCTAAATTTACCACCAAAAGTGTAAAATTACTTTACAAAAACTTCATATACTATCTAGCAATATCAGAGCAGTCAATGT containing:
- the LOC124197265 gene encoding proteoglycan 4-like; the encoded protein is MHACNMGEGLQRNICHYLHSSSYFQYAIMVNYGVLLLYVVSLMAGSAIGVPMSPGYCRYQAATPPPYCTTTTHETTGYHTTKAAEYYTTTYDAPSYYIEALKYNSAPSCLNKEAEYYTEVSKYYTIKASEYYTTRAPEYYTTMAPEYYTTKAPEYYTTKAPEYYTTKAPEYYTTKAPECYTTKAPECYTTKAPECYTTKAPECYTTKAPECYTTKAPEYYTTKAPEYYTTKAPEYYTTKAPEYYTTKAPEYYTTTCAVPAFYT